TGTCGTTTTTCTACGGCAACCTGAGGGGGCTCGGTACTGTATGGTACATCATCATTAAATAGCGGACTGGCAGCAAACAGCAATATCTTGCACTTTAAACCCATAGCCCCAGCTTTGGTAAGCCTTCCATCCCAGTTCTCAATATCTTCGGGAGGAAGAGCCCAAGGAAGTTCGTTGGTGGCAATTGCTTCATCGAGGAGTGTAACCATAAAGTTGAGCGTTTCCTCGACCGTTGCTCTCGGATTGGTAAAATTCTCATTTATTTTAAGCGCATGGTTAACAATGGGCAATCCGCCAAGATGGCGAAATGCATCAAAGTAGTTCATCGCAATCATGGTCTTAGCCTCGGCCTTTAGACGGCTTTTTTCGGCTTCGTCCATATCCTTCGTTCTTTCGATATTTTCTATAAATATCCAGCATTTACGAACGTTTTGCCACATACCCTCCTTGGCAAACCCCCAACGAGAATGCCCGCTGTTATCTTCATAGCCAGCATTGTACGAACCACTGTAGTAAATGCTATTGGCAGTACCCCACGAGCAAGCCGTATTCATGCAGTCCGACAAGCATTCAAATGTCGACATGTTCATTTTACCACCAATATCCGACCAGCTAAGAGGCAAACCATAGTAAAGGCCGCTATACGCATTCCAAAGGAATCGTCGAGCATACTCCGCCTTGCTAAATACCGAATCGACGTTAACGTCTACGCCAGGAGCCTTCTCTAGGAAGTCGTCCCCAACCTTAAGAGGTTCTACGCATGCACTCATAGAAGCCAACATCGCTAGCAGTACGATTATTGAGCGTATCTTTTTCATACCTTCTGTTTTTTTAATTAAAACCCAATTTTCACCCCTGCACTAAACACCCTCATCAAAGGGTATGTAGGACGACTGTTAGTTCTAGATTCGGGATCTAGGAATTTGAGCTTAGAGAATGTCAACAGGTTGTACCCGCTAACAAACACCCTTAGCGACTTAACCTTAGCCTTGCTTACAAACGCACCGGTTATGTTGTACCCCATCTCCACGTTTTTAAGCCTTACGTAGCTGGCATCCTTAAGCCATAGGGTAGACATGGCATAGTTATTGGCCAAGCCAGTGGACAAGGTGGCCCTTGGTAAGGTGGCCGAATTTCGGGTTTCTTCAGTCCAACGATTTTCGTACTGGGAAATCAGCAGCCCATGGTTTTGGATATCGCCCAAAGGCTGACGGAGCAGCTCGTCAAGCTGCCTAGACACCTGCGTTGCAGCGGCCCAGTTCATGCTGAAGTTGAAATCTTTATAGTCGAAGCCCAGCGTTAATCCTGCAGTAAAGCGAGGGTAGTTCGGGTATCCGATAGCCTTAACATCGTTTTGGTTGATTACGCCATCCTTGTTAAGGTCGACGTACACGCAGTCTCCATTCTGCAGCGTGATGCCATGTGATGGGAATTTAGTATTGAACTCCTTCTCGTAGCGGGCAACAGCTGTTTCGTCGTAGAATCCCCAGAACACACGTCCGAAAGGCTGATCAACAGACTGTCCGGTACGGTTCATATAGGCTTCGTCTTGGAGAACTTCGTCGCTGAAGACAATCTTGTTCTTGGTGTACGATAGGTTTCCCTTGATAAAGTACTTGAAGTCCTTGCCGATCTTATCGTCCCAGTTAACGCTAAACTCGCACCCCTTATTCTCGACCTTACCCATATTTACGGCAGGAAGCGTTATGGCAACGTATCCGGGAACCGTCCTTCTTGTAATCAGGATATCCGAGCGATCGTCCCTAAAGAAATCTGCGCTCAGCTTCAGCCTACTGTTAAAGAGGTTCATGTCAACCCCGTAGTTCTGCTTTACCGCCTTTTCCCAGGTTACGTCCTTGTTGCCGAGCTTTCCTTCGTAGGCGCCAGGCTGGTTGGAGGTAACGTTAACGCCAAAGTTGTAGCTATTGCCCCCAAGCACATACGAGTCGTCGAGGTATAAGAATCGGTCGTCTCCGATCTTATCGTTACCAACAATGCCGTACGATCCACGGAATTTCAGGTAGTTCACCACCTCCTGTGCCTTAAAGAAAGGCTCCTCGGAGACAATCCAACCCAATGAAGCGGCAGGGAATACGCCGTAGCGCTTGCTAGGAGCAAAGTTCTCCGAACCATTATAGCCAATATTAAAGTCGAACAGGTACTTCGACTTAAAGTCGTAGGTTACGCGGCCAACGAGGCCAACGTACCCCGATGGGATATCCGTGTATGTCTTGGGATAGTACTTTTTTGATTGGTTGTAAAGGATCAGCGCGCTAAGGTGGTTATCCCCAATGTCTCTTTTCCAGTTCAACCCTGCCTCTGTGTACCAGTTTCTTCCCCTATCAAAGTTTTCGCCATAGCCTAGGTCAACCTCGTCGCCGCTCTTCCTGTACGAAATAGAGCCATCGGCTCCCAGCACAGGGGTATAGTAGGGCTTTGAAGCCGATCGGTTCTTATTCTGGTAGTAGGTGCTGTTGTAAGCACCTTTGATCTTTAGCGATAGCCCAGAGGTTACGAAGTCCAGCTTCTGATCCAGCTGAAAGTCAAGGTTCAGGTCGTTGTCTACCCGCTTTTGGTATCCTCGCCCATAGTAGATATCCAACCCATCAGATCCTGGATTCGAAATGTAGTCTGGGTTGGTTTTTATCCACTTACCGTCCACAATACCTGCACCTGAGAAGGGGGTTGCCCTATAGAGGAACCTAAAGATCTCTTCCTGCGTTTGGCCGGATATGGGCTGGTTCTTCTCCGCAACAACACCTCCAATGTTTACCGACATCACGGTAGTTTTCGTCAAATCGAAGTCGATATTTGCGCGGTAGTTGTACCTATTATACTTATAGTTCGATTCGCTGCTGGAATCGAATGTTTTGAAAAGCCCATTCTGGCTTGTCATTCCGAGAGAAACGAAGTAGCGAACCCGATCAATTCCCCCGTTTATATTGATGTTGTGCTGGCTTTGGGTGGTAAAGTCCTTTAAGCAGTAGTCCATCCAATCCATGTCAGGATACAGAATGGGGTTGGAATGGGTTCGGAATGCCTCCATAACCGTAGGCGTAAAGCGAGATTTGGTAACATCGCCCCCATCGCGGGTCAGCGCCTCGTTGTAGTACTGGGCGTACTGGTAGCTATTGGCAAACTCCAGCAGCTGGGTAGGAACCTGAACGCCAAAAGACGAAGAAATCGAGATCTGGGCCTTTCCCTGCTTTCCGCGCTTGGTGGTAACAATAATAACCCCGTTGGCGCCACGTACCCCGAACACCGCCGTTGCAGAGGCATCCTTCAGGATACTTAAGCTCTCGATCTCGTTGGGGTCTAGCTGAAAGAAGTTACGCTCAACCCCATCAACTAGCACCAGAGGGGTAGAGCTACTGGCCGACAAAGAACCGATACCACGAACGAACAGCTCGGGGTTGTCGGCACCTGGCTCGCCGGTATACTGAACTGAAGAAACGCCGGTAACCTTACCCGCTAGGGCGTTGCCCAGCGATGCGGTTGGGGATTTCAGCAGCTCGTCGCCCTTCATCCCGGTTACGGCTCCCGTAGAGGTTACCTTCTTTTGCTGTCCGTAGCCCACAACCATTACCTCGTCTAGCACCTTCGAGGCATCCTTGAGCACGACATTAAAGCTCGTTTTCCCATTCAGCGAGATCTCCTGCGTCTCAAATCCAACGAATGAGATCACCAGAACGCCCTTCAGATCGGGGCACTTGATGGTGAACATGCCGTTAACATTTGCAGCAACGCCGCTGGTTGGTGCTCCCTTATAGTACACCGTGGCCCCAATAACGGGATTCCCCGCTTGGTCCTTGATCTGTCCCTTTACCTCTATTCCCTTTTTACCTTGCGCTTGAAGGCTGCTAGGACTAGCGCCTCCAGCGGCATACAGCAAAATAGAAAAAGAACACATTAGAAAAACAAGAAGTGTTTTCCTAGAGAGCGCTTTCCTTCTTTTCTCTTTTTCCATAGCACAGAAAATTGTTTAACAATTAGATTCCTCGGTTGGTCCTTTTAACAAAATAACGTTTACACGGCAATATTAACGAATACGGGCAACAGCAACGGTGCGTTTTCAGTTCAATTTAAGGAGGA
This window of the uncultured Acetobacteroides sp. genome carries:
- a CDS encoding TonB-dependent receptor, which produces MEKEKRRKALSRKTLLVFLMCSFSILLYAAGGASPSSLQAQGKKGIEVKGQIKDQAGNPVIGATVYYKGAPTSGVAANVNGMFTIKCPDLKGVLVISFVGFETQEISLNGKTSFNVVLKDASKVLDEVMVVGYGQQKKVTSTGAVTGMKGDELLKSPTASLGNALAGKVTGVSSVQYTGEPGADNPELFVRGIGSLSASSSTPLVLVDGVERNFFQLDPNEIESLSILKDASATAVFGVRGANGVIIVTTKRGKQGKAQISISSSFGVQVPTQLLEFANSYQYAQYYNEALTRDGGDVTKSRFTPTVMEAFRTHSNPILYPDMDWMDYCLKDFTTQSQHNININGGIDRVRYFVSLGMTSQNGLFKTFDSSSESNYKYNRYNYRANIDFDLTKTTVMSVNIGGVVAEKNQPISGQTQEEIFRFLYRATPFSGAGIVDGKWIKTNPDYISNPGSDGLDIYYGRGYQKRVDNDLNLDFQLDQKLDFVTSGLSLKIKGAYNSTYYQNKNRSASKPYYTPVLGADGSISYRKSGDEVDLGYGENFDRGRNWYTEAGLNWKRDIGDNHLSALILYNQSKKYYPKTYTDIPSGYVGLVGRVTYDFKSKYLFDFNIGYNGSENFAPSKRYGVFPAASLGWIVSEEPFFKAQEVVNYLKFRGSYGIVGNDKIGDDRFLYLDDSYVLGGNSYNFGVNVTSNQPGAYEGKLGNKDVTWEKAVKQNYGVDMNLFNSRLKLSADFFRDDRSDILITRRTVPGYVAITLPAVNMGKVENKGCEFSVNWDDKIGKDFKYFIKGNLSYTKNKIVFSDEVLQDEAYMNRTGQSVDQPFGRVFWGFYDETAVARYEKEFNTKFPSHGITLQNGDCVYVDLNKDGVINQNDVKAIGYPNYPRFTAGLTLGFDYKDFNFSMNWAAATQVSRQLDELLRQPLGDIQNHGLLISQYENRWTEETRNSATLPRATLSTGLANNYAMSTLWLKDASYVRLKNVEMGYNITGAFVSKAKVKSLRVFVSGYNLLTFSKLKFLDPESRTNSRPTYPLMRVFSAGVKIGF